A portion of the Lolium rigidum isolate FL_2022 chromosome 1, APGP_CSIRO_Lrig_0.1, whole genome shotgun sequence genome contains these proteins:
- the LOC124689602 gene encoding putative receptor protein kinase ZmPK1, protein MDTRFTPLLLVSLIHLLSRISAHEFLLPGTSLSVEDSSDTLHSPNGAFTCGFNNISHNAFVFSIWYTSTAEKTVIWSANHLHPVYSWGSEVMLDTDGRLAVKDYNGQPVWENHVNSSSSAEKAQLLDTGNLIVKGQGDIILWQSFDSPTDTLLPNQNITATTKLISANRLLVRGNYSFRFDDEHLLTLFHDRKDISFIYWPDPNTNIWAKQRNSFQTTTIGVLDSWGYFLGSDNLTFNATDWGVGVMRRLRLDYDGNLRLYSLNKPDGRWSVTWMAFLRTCSVRGLCGMNGICLYTPRPSCACAPGHEIIDQSDRSKGCRPKFNLSCDEQEIKFVKLPSTDFRGYDQSKYPVVSLRACKKICWKDCNCKGFFYLNGDGSCYPKSFLGGGVTSPQLAGSIYLKLPKALQVLRSSIPHSQPFGPKYVPKCDEKNKIFTVDFLDESKSIQSGPQYLYFYGFLSVIFCVEVIFVALGYWFILRREGKQLTGVWPAEVGYEMITNHFRRYTYTELQKATRQFKDQIGRGASGFVYKGVLKDKRAVAVKRLADIKQGEEEFQQELSVIGRIYHMNLVRVWGFCTDGPHRILVLEYVENGSLDKTLFSSKGSHILLEWNKRFKIALGVAKGLSYLHHECLEWVIHCDLKPENILLDEKLEPKITDFGLAKLLNRGGSNKSVSRIHGTRGYLAPEWVSSAPITAKVDVYSFGVVLLELLKGARVSEWASDADEDVEMVLGRVIRMLAENLMLDGGEQLWIADFIDSRLDRQFDKVQARTMVTLAVSCVEEDSRKRPTMENVVQMLLSVDEASGIVQQYSTS, encoded by the coding sequence ATGGATACACGCTTTACCCCTCTCCTTCTAGTAAGTTTGATTCATCTGCTTTCACGCATCTCGGCTCATGAATTCCTCTTGCCAGGCACCTCTCTCTCTGTAGAGGATAGTTCTGACACACTCCATTCACCAAACGGTGCTTTCACCTGCGGCTTCAACAACATTTCCCATAATGCCTTCGTCTTCTCTATTTGGTACACCAGCACAGCTGAAAAGACTGTCATCTGGAGCGCAAATCACCTCCACCCTGTGTACTCGTGGGGATCTGAAGTCATGTTAGATACAGATGGCAGATTGGCTGTAAAAGATTATAATGGCCAGCCCGTGTGGGAGAACCATGTGAACTCTTCATCAAGTGCCGAAAAAGCTCAGTTGTTGGACACAGGAAACCTCATCGTGAAGGGCCAAGGTGATATCATTCTATGGCAAAGCTTTGATTCTCCTACTGATACGTTGTTACCCAATCAGAACATTACTGCTACTACAAAGTTGATATCTGCTAATAGGTTACTTGTTCGTGGAAACTACAGCTTCCGTTTCGATGATGAGCATTTGCTTACACTGTTTCATGATCGCAAGGATATCTCTTTTATCTATTGGCCGGATCCTAATACAAATATATGGGcaaaacaaagaaactcatttcaGACCACCACAATTGGGGTCCTTGATAGTTGGGGGTATTTCCTTGGAAGTGATAATTTAACTTTTAATGCTACTGACTGGGGTGTCGGAGTTATGAGGAGGCTAAGATTGGATTATGATGGCAACCTTAGATTATACAGTCTAAATAAGCCAGATGGAAGATGGTCGGTCACATGGATGGCATTTCTTCGGACCTGTTCTGTACGTGGTTTGTGTGGTATGAATGGAATATGTCTGTATACACCTAGGCCTTCTTGTGCATGTGCCCCTGGACATGAGATCATCGACCAAAGTGACCGGAGCAAAGGTTGCAGGCCGAAATTCAACCTCAGTTGTGATGAACAGGAAATCAAATTTGTGAAGCTACCGAGCACTGACTTTAGAGGATATGATCAAAGTAAGTACCCTGTAGTTTCCCTCCGTGCTTGCAAGAAAATATGCTGGAAGGACTGCAATTGCAAAGGTTTCTTTTACTTGAATGGAGACGGAAGCTGCTATCCAAAGTCGTTCCTTGGTGGTGGTGTAACTAGCCCGCAGTTAGCTGGTTCTATCTATCTCAAGCTTCCAAAGGCATTACAGGTCTTAAGGTCCTCAATTCCTCACTCGCAACCTTTTGGTCCTAAATATGTTCCTAAATGTGATGAAAAGAACAAAATTTTCACTGTAGATTTTCTGGATGAATCTAAGAGTATTCAGAGTGGACCACAATACTTGTACTTCTATGGATTCCTATCAGTGATATTTTGTGTGGAGGTAATATTTGTGGCACTAGGATACTGGTTTATTTTGAGAAGGGAGGGCAAGCAGTTAACAGGAGTATGGCCAGCTGAGGTTGGCTATGAAATGATAACAAACCATTTTCGCAGATACACTTACACGGAGTTGCAGAAAGCTACACGACAGTTCAAGGATCAGATTGGGAGAGGGGCATCTGGTTTTGTATACAAGGGGGTCTTGAAAGACAAGAGGGCAGTGGCGGTGAAAAGGCTGGCAGATATAAAACAAGGTGAAGAAGAATTCCAACAAGAACTGAGTGTGATTGGAAGGATTTACCATATGAATCTGGTGAGAGTTTGGGGATTCTGTACTGATGGTCCACACAGGATATTGGTTTTAGAGTACGTTGAGAATGGCTCGTTGGATAAAACTCTATTCAGTAGCAAGGGCTCACATATCTTACTTGAATGGAACAAAAGATTTAAGATTGCTCTAGGGGTTGCAAAAGGATTGTCCTATCTTCATCACGAGTGCCTGGAGTGGGTTATCCACTGTGACCTGAAGCCTGAGAACATTTTGTTGGATGAGAAATTGGAGCCAAAGATCACCGATTTTGGCCTTGCAAAACTTCTGaatagaggtggatccaataaaaGTGTGTCGCGGATCCATGGAACTAGAGGTTATCTAGCTCCTGAGTGGGTCTCTAGTGCCCCAATAACAGCAAAGGTTGACGTCTACAGCTTCGGAGTGGTTCTCCTGGAACTACTGAAGGGGGCTCGTGTTTCAGAATGGGCATCAGATGCTGATGAGGACGTGGAAATGGTCCTCGGAAGGGTTATTAGGATGCTTGCAGAAAATCTGATGCTGGATGGCGGCGAACAGTTATGGATCGCTGACTTCATTGATTCCAGGTTGGACAGACAGTTCGATAAGGTGCAAGCAAGAACAATGGTCACTCTGGCTGTTTCATGCGTAGAAGAAGATAGTAGGAAAAGGCCCACCATGGAAAATGTTGTCCAGATGCTTCTTTCGGttgatgaggccagtggcattgttcaGCAGTATTCTACCAGCTAA
- the LOC124689613 gene encoding putative receptor protein kinase ZmPK1 produces the protein MDTHFTPLFLLTSIHLLLCISAHEFLLPGSFLSVEDGSDLLHSPNGAFTCGFNNISHNSFVFSIWFTNTDEKTVVWSANHLHPVYSWGSKVMLDTDGGMVVKDYNGQVVWKNDVNSSNAVQAQLLDTGNLVVKGQGDIILWQSFDSPTDTLLPNQNITAATKLVTANRLFVPANYSFHFDGEHLFTPFDGQKYISFICSPNPEVDICAKQRKLSNTTTIGVLDSWGYFLGSDNLTFKATDWSLGVMRRLTMDYDGNLRLYTLSEANRKWSVTWIAFRRTCFVRGLCGMNGICVYKPRPTCVCSPGHEIIDPTDWSKGCKPTFNLTCDDGQIMKFLKIPATDFLGYDRSKHKFVSLVACQRICLSDCRCKGFSYWEGDGGCYPMSSFLGGVASPEIPGSIYLKLPVTSQVLGSSIPVSGPLELIYSPYCSGNADSLDKSKSSQGGSPYLYFYGFLSVIFCVEVIFVALGYWFILRREGMQLIGVRPAEVGYEMITNHFRRYTYKELQRATQNFKDQIGRGASGLVYKGVLKDKREVAVKRLADINQGEEEFQHELGVIGRIYHMNLVRVWGFCSDGPHRILILEYVENGSMDKTLFGSNSKGSHILLEWSQRYKIAIGVAKGLAYLHHECLEWVIHCDLKPENILLDETFEPKITDFGLAKLLNRGGSNKNLSRIRGTRGYIAPEWVSSAPITAKVDVYSFGVVLLELLKGARVSDWASDADEEVEMVLQRVIRMLAENLMLEGSEQLWITDFIDSRLNSQFNNVQARTMVKIAVSCVEEDSRKRPTMENVVQMLLSVDESSGIMQQYSIS, from the coding sequence ATGGATACACACTTTACCCCTCTGTTTCTACTAACTTCAATTCATCTGCTTTTGTGCATTTCGGCTCACGAATTCCTCCTTCCAGGCTCCTTTCTCTCTGTAGAGGATGGCTCTGACTTGCtccattcaccaaatggtgcattcaCCTGCGGCTTCAACAACATTTCTCATAATTCTTTTGTCTTCTCTATTTGGTTCACCAACACAGATGAAAAGACTGTCGTCTGGAGCGCAAATCACCTCCACCCCGTGTACTCCTGGGGATCCAAAGTCATGTTAGATACGGATGGTGGAATGGTTGTAAAAGATTACAATGGCCAGGTCGTGTGGAAAAATGACGTGAACTCTTCAAATGCCGTACAAGCTCAGTTATTGGACACAGGAAACCTCGTCGTGAAGGGCCAAGGTGATATCATTCTATGGCAAAGCTTTGATTCTCCTACTGATACGTTGCTACCAAATCAGAACATTACAGCTGCTACAAAGTTGGTAACTGCTAATAGGTTATTTGTTCCTGCGAACTACAGCTTCCATTTTGACGGTGAACATTTATTTACACCGTTTGATGGTCAGAAGTATATTTCTTTTATCTGTTCGCCAAACCCAGAAGTTGATATCTGTGCAAAGCAAAGGAAGTTATCTAATACCACCACAATTGGGGTTCTTGATAGTTGGGGATATTTCCTTGGAAGTGATAACTTAACTTTTAAGGCTACTGATTGGAGTCTCGGGGTTATGAGGAGGCTAACCATGGATTATGATGGCAACCTTAGATTATACACTCTAAGTGAGGCTAACCGAAAATGGTCGGTCACATGGATTGCATTTCGTCGGACCTGCTTTGTACGTGGTTTGTGTGGTATGAACGGAATATGTGTGTATAAACCTAGGCCTACTTGTGTATGTTCCCCTGGACAtgagatcattgacccaactGACTGGAGCAAGGGTTGCAAGCCGACGTTCAACCTCACTTGTGATGATGGGCAGATAATGAAATTTCTTAAGATACCTGCCACTGACTTCCTAGGTTACGATCGAAGTAAGCATAAATTTGTTTCTCTTGTTGCTTGTCAGAGAATATGCTTGAGTGACTGCAGATGCAAGGGTTTCTCATATTGGGAAGGAGATGGAGGCTGCTACCCAATGTCGTCCTTTCTTGGTGGTGTAGCCAGCCCCGAAATACCTGGTTCTATCTATCTCAAGCTTCCTGTGACATCACAGGTCTTAGGGTCATCAATTCCTGTTTCGGGACCTCTTGAGCTTATATATAGTCCTTATTGTAGTGGCAATGCAGATTCTCTGGATAAATCTAAGAGCAGTCAGGGTGGATCACCGTATTTGTACTTCTATGGATTCTTATCAGTGATATTTTGTGTGGAGGTAATATTTGTGGCATTAGGATACTGGTTTATTTTGAGAAGGGAAGGCATGCAGCTAATAGGAGTACGGCCAGCTGAGGTTGGGTATGAAATGATAACCAACCATTTCCGCAGATACACTTACAAGGAGTTGCAGAGAGCTACTCAAAATTTCAAGGATCAGATTGGGAGGGGGGCATCCGGCCTTGTATACAAGGGAGTCTTGAAAGATAAGAGGGAAGTGGCTGTGAAAAGATTGGCAGACATAAATCAAGGTGAAGAAGAATTCCAACATGAACTGGGTGTGATTGGAAGGATTTACCATATGAATCTAGTGAGGGTTTGGGGATTCTGTTCTGATGGTCCACACAGGATATTGATTTTAGAGTATGTTGAGAACGGCTCAATGGATAAAACTCTATTTGGTAGCAATAGCAAGGGCTCGCATATCTTGCTTGAATGGAGCCAAAGATATAAGATTGCTATAGGGGTGGCGAAAGGATTGGCCTATCTTCATCACGAGTGCTTGGAGTGGGTTATCCACTGTGACCTGAAGCCCGAGAACATACTGTTGGATGAGACCTTTGAGCCAAAGATCACCGACTTTGGCCTTGCAAAACTTCTGAATAGAGGTGGATCCAACAAAAATTTATCGCGAATCCGCGGAACTAGAGGTTATATTGCTCCAGAGTGGGTCTCTAGCGCCCCAATAACAGCAAAGGTTGATGTCTACAGCTTCGGAGTGGTTCTCCTAGAACTGCTGAAGGGGGCTCGTGTTTCAGACTGGGCATCAGATGCTGACGAGGAAGTGGAAATGGTCCTCCAAAGGGTTATTAGGATGCTTGCAGAAAATCTGATGTTGGAGGGCAGCGAACAGTTATGGATCACTGACTTCATTGACTCCAGGTTGAACAGCCAGTTCAATAATGTGCAAGCAAGAACAATGGTCAAGATAGCTGTTTCGTGTGTGGAAGAGGATAGTAGAAAAAGGCCCACCATGGAAAATGTAGTGCAGATGCTTCTTTCGGTTGATGAGTCCAGTGGCATAATGCAGCAGTATTCTATAAGCTAA